Genomic DNA from Desulfonema ishimotonii:
CTCATTTTATGACGGTAGGCAGTATATCATAAGACAGGCCCCGGCGGGGCGGAATATCACAGCCCGGTGCAACGCACCGGAAGCAGAATAAAAGCCCTGAAAGAGCCGTCGTCCCGGGGCTTCACCCTCATCTTCATACACATCTCCGCAGGCTGATTTCCTGATTTTGCAGCGCCTTTATTCTCAGGGGTTTGCGGAAAAATAGATCGCCGGACGGACTATACACCGACGGAAATTCTGTTTCCGTTTTTTCAGACAGACACAGCAGAACCGGCAGATCATATCCCGGTTTTCCGCTCTGAGAAAATTGCCGGAATATTGTACAATCTCATGCCTGTTTTTACCACATCAGAACGGTTTTCGCCGCTGTAAGCGTCTGTCTGAAAGGTTAGGAATCCGACCGCCGGGGAATGAATCCCCCGGCTGAAAGCCGAACCGGGCTGAAGCCCGCTGACAGTGTTGCAACTCAGCCCCGGAATTCGTATTGCCCATACACAACAGCGGGGAACCGATATTTTTAGAACAGCCTTTGCGGTGGCGGGTGAGAACCGGACCCCGAATCAGCGTCCGGGATGACGAGTGTTTGCGGGAATGACGGTCGGCGCAAATCGCCGGTTTTCAAAACAGGCAGCGGCTGTGATACACTCCGGCCTGCTGTTTCGATCAGAGCCATTTTTTCAAAACCTGACTTTTTGTGACATCATCACATCAGGAATTCTGAAACGGATCATACGATTCAATCGGGCCGGTCGCCAGGATAGGGGCCACATCCAGCGCCTCCGCATTCATCAGCGAGACAACCCGCTGCAAAGCGCTCAGAATCATCATCTGCTCCCAGCTTTCAAGGTCTTTGAATGCAACGAGAAACTTGTCCTGTAAGGGCGGCGGGGCCTGGGCAAGGAATTTTTCGCATTTATCCGTAAGCCGGACAATGACCTTGCGCTTGTCAGCTTCGCTTCTGTGGCGCATGACAAAGCCCCGTTTTTCGAGCCGGGTCAGAATTCCTGTAACGGTAGACTGACTCAGGCTGATGGCCTTTGCCAGCTCACTCACAGACAAATCCCCCTTTTTGGAAATTTCCTTGAGGATCACCAGCTGGGGGCCTGTCAGGCCGTGGTGTTTTACCAGATAACGGGAATGAAGGTCGATGGCCTGGATAATCTGCCGAAT
This window encodes:
- a CDS encoding MarR family winged helix-turn-helix transcriptional regulator — its product is MITDQVLLAIRQIIQAIDLHSRYLVKHHGLTGPQLVILKEISKKGDLSVSELAKAISLSQSTVTGILTRLEKRGFVMRHRSEADKRKVIVRLTDKCEKFLAQAPPPLQDKFLVAFKDLESWEQMMILSALQRVVSLMNAEALDVAPILATGPIESYDPFQNS